The genomic interval AACTGGCGGTGGGAAACCCAGTGGTCAAGATTGTGTGATCACGGCCGTTTACCACCGTAACCGGTAGCTCCCTGACTACCTAAGCCGAGCTTTCGGCGTGAGATGACAACAATTCGTGGAACAACCAGACGACGACGTGATCTGGGGCTTACTCCTACCCGAAAACTCCAGACCCGCCCAGAACCGGAATCAGGACATCACCGAGGGCACGTCGGTGGATCCAGGCTTATTCACAAGCACTCATGATTTTCCAGGGGTAAGATCAGGCAGTTCCCATTGTTTACCTACCAAGGAATACCTAAATGAAACTTTTTCATAGGGCTGCAAGCGTCGTAGCCGCAGCGCTATTAGGTACAGGTGCTATTGCGCCTGTGGTTCAGAGTCAACCTGATCAGACAGTCACCCTTGATCATCAAGAGGCCTACATCCAAGAATTTCACCGCGGGGGCGATAGACCACCTATAGTCGATGGTGTCGGTGGTTATTCAGATGAAGAAGTCGCACAGATCCATGAAGCGATCCGACAAGCTTACGTTTCTGGTGAACCACACGATGAGCTAGTTCCTGGTGAGATGTGGTCAGACAAGATTGACCTGCCTGCAACGATCGACAAGGCAGCTGCTGATGAAGCTGAGATAAAGATCGCGCAGCAACAATCAGGGTCGCAGGCCAGGGCTCTTGCTGCACAGTGCCAGTTTTTCTGGCCGTCTCCTTACCAAGTGTGTGGGGCCATCTTGGAACGGTATAACCAACAAGGTGGGCCGTTGAGTTGGATGCTATTGCCAATTGAGAATCAAGCGCTTAACCCTGATGGACAGGGATATCGTCAGCGATTTATGTCCGGATTTATTTATTGGCATCCCACTACTGGTGCGCATGCAGTTAATAACTACAGTGCGCAAATATGGGAGCGTCATGGGTGGGAGTCTGGCTGGATGGGGTACCCCATCGGTGGTGAAGTCCCTGTTTCGGGGTCGAATCTCATTGACGGTGAGATCAATGGTTGGGTGCAAACGTTCCAAGGTGGGCGGGTCTATCGTACCCCGATGCTTGAGGGGTTCCAGATTGCCAGTATTAACGGCATGATTTTAAATAGATGGTTGGCTATTGGCGGGCCGGATAGCGCTCTTGGTTTTCCCATTGCCGATGAAGCTGTTGCATCCGATGGTGTGGGTCGATTTAGTGTTTTCCAGAATGGTGTACTTTACTGGCACCCTAATCACGGAGCATGGGAAATGACCGGATTTATTGAAGAAGTATGGAAAATGCGAGGTGGCTTGGATTCTCAATGGGGTTATCCCAC from Corynebacterium glutamicum ATCC 13032 carries:
- a CDS encoding LGFP repeat-containing protein translates to MKLFHRAASVVAAALLGTGAIAPVVQSQPDQTVTLDHQEAYIQEFHRGGDRPPIVDGVGGYSDEEVAQIHEAIRQAYVSGEPHDELVPGEMWSDKIDLPATIDKAAADEAEIKIAQQQSGSQARALAAQCQFFWPSPYQVCGAILERYNQQGGPLSWMLLPIENQALNPDGQGYRQRFMSGFIYWHPTTGAHAVNNYSAQIWERHGWESGWMGYPIGGEVPVSGSNLIDGEINGWVQTFQGGRVYRTPMLEGFQIASINGMILNRWLAIGGPDSALGFPIADEAVASDGVGRFSVFQNGVLYWHPNHGAWEMTGFIEEVWKMRGGLDSQWGYPTSAPVLDSDAPVEIAQNFSGGVFDLATEIEDAGFSPIEDKEMSNLILEYFGYLGFDFPGSSSRELVQDHSKSDLMTLRASRCALKDSSQASFGGVTIPSHYDYWGCLDKSDRPDPDAYGRHDYCTLSPDSYGPLGKKAEFSGACARHDLCMDAVDANGTGYAPCHPAFYTWMSTVCTTNYAEDANFKKGCVNTAKAYYKAVQLKNPN